One window of Candidatus Hydrothermales bacterium genomic DNA carries:
- the rocD gene encoding ornithine--oxo-acid transaminase has product MIENLLKEDFFSFVKKISKEELENLIENHLAPNYKPFPVWIERGSGSKVYDIDGKEYIDFIGCYSALSHGHLNKKILETVKKQLEKLTLTGRHVIYPELVIFSKVLSEYSGLEMVLPMNTGAEAVETAIKAARRWGYKVKKVEENKAEIIVMERNFHGRTITVISFSTNEEYRDGFGPFTEGFKIVKFGDLEEIKKKITKNTVAILFEPIQAEGGVYVPYDGFLKDVRKLCDEENILMILDEIQTGMGRTGKPFAYMWEDIKPDLITVGKALGGGVMPVSAVVGKKEILSLMTPGSHGSTFGGNPLACVIGIESILEMIREKLPEKAFEKGNYLMKKLKEIDSPKIKEIRGKGLLIGVEINESYGTGKKLAEILLKYGLITKETHLMTVRITPPLNISYEELDEGIERFKKGVEEL; this is encoded by the coding sequence TAGAAAATCTGCTAAAAGAGGATTTTTTTTCTTTCGTAAAAAAAATTTCTAAGGAAGAATTAGAAAATTTAATAGAAAACCATCTTGCACCCAATTATAAACCTTTTCCTGTATGGATAGAAAGGGGATCTGGCTCTAAGGTTTATGATATTGATGGCAAAGAATATATTGACTTTATAGGATGCTACTCAGCACTTTCCCATGGTCACCTGAATAAAAAAATACTCGAAACTGTAAAAAAACAATTAGAAAAGTTAACCCTTACAGGACGACATGTTATATATCCTGAACTTGTTATATTTTCAAAAGTTCTCTCTGAATATTCAGGTCTCGAAATGGTTTTACCTATGAATACAGGCGCCGAAGCAGTAGAAACTGCAATAAAAGCTGCAAGAAGATGGGGATATAAAGTAAAGAAAGTAGAGGAAAATAAGGCTGAAATTATCGTAATGGAAAGAAATTTTCACGGTAGAACAATAACAGTTATAAGTTTTTCTACTAATGAGGAGTATAGAGACGGTTTTGGTCCCTTCACAGAGGGCTTTAAAATAGTTAAATTCGGAGATTTAGAGGAAATAAAAAAGAAAATTACAAAAAATACAGTTGCCATACTTTTTGAGCCTATTCAAGCTGAAGGAGGTGTGTATGTTCCTTATGATGGTTTTCTTAAAGATGTTAGAAAGTTGTGTGACGAAGAAAACATTCTGATGATACTTGATGAAATACAGACAGGAATGGGTAGAACCGGAAAACCTTTTGCTTACATGTGGGAGGATATAAAACCAGATCTTATAACTGTTGGAAAAGCGCTAGGGGGTGGAGTTATGCCAGTTTCGGCAGTTGTAGGAAAAAAAGAGATACTTTCCCTTATGACACCTGGATCACATGGCAGCACCTTTGGAGGTAATCCCCTTGCCTGTGTGATTGGGATTGAATCTATTTTGGAAATGATTAGAGAAAAACTTCCTGAAAAAGCATTTGAAAAGGGTAACTATCTTATGAAAAAGCTAAAAGAAATCGATTCTCCAAAAATTAAAGAAATAAGAGGAAAAGGGTTGCTCATAGGTGTAGAAATAAATGAAAGTTATGGAACTGGTAAAAAACTGGCAGAGATACTCTTAAAGTATGGATTAATAACTAAAGAGACCCATTTGATGACTGTTAGGATCACACCCCCTTTAAATATAAGCTATGAGGAGCTTGACGAAGGTATTGAAAGATTCAAGAAAGGGGTCGAGGAGCTCTAG
- a CDS encoding metal-dependent hydrolase has translation MKGITHFTFGLSLSSFFPDLVRSAAEKGTLDLVWGGIGGYLPDFLDFKIYRFLEKWDYEFEPDPEGKDPEEILDFFVKALQKAWEEKREIRIKLHTLLIGPDLWRRYGLILDEENRKIIAFYGPSVNTSQIPVPLNQAPRREVERKVDIPFQYNYREIIVDIFSGPSLALVPEGDMVKIIFIPWHREWTHGVFAALFFSFLVGLFLYLIKSPFYFQNSLIFFIGYMSHGLLDQLGYMGVNFFYPITKKRIPGLGLAESMNPLTNFTTIWFSASLMIFNIMRYTPSPAFKLNPYIFFLISGIFIPLTLILLSRLYREAKKIKFIVEEEEEENPFKNF, from the coding sequence ATGAAAGGGATAACGCATTTTACATTTGGATTATCATTATCAAGTTTTTTTCCAGATCTTGTAAGGTCAGCTGCTGAAAAGGGAACCCTCGATCTTGTCTGGGGGGGTATAGGTGGTTATTTACCAGATTTTCTTGATTTTAAAATATATAGATTTCTTGAAAAATGGGACTATGAATTTGAACCAGACCCTGAAGGTAAAGATCCCGAGGAAATTTTAGATTTCTTTGTAAAAGCTCTACAGAAGGCTTGGGAAGAAAAAAGGGAAATAAGAATTAAGCTTCATACTTTACTTATTGGACCTGATCTATGGAGAAGATACGGCCTTATTCTTGATGAAGAAAATAGAAAAATAATAGCATTCTACGGACCCTCTGTAAACACATCTCAGATACCAGTTCCTCTTAATCAGGCTCCAAGAAGAGAAGTTGAGAGAAAAGTAGATATTCCTTTTCAATATAACTATAGGGAAATTATAGTAGATATATTTTCAGGGCCATCTCTTGCTCTTGTACCAGAGGGAGATATGGTTAAAATAATTTTTATACCTTGGCATAGAGAATGGACCCATGGAGTATTTGCAGCTCTTTTTTTCTCCTTCCTTGTCGGACTATTTTTGTATCTGATTAAAAGTCCCTTTTATTTTCAAAACTCCCTTATATTTTTTATAGGCTACATGTCCCACGGTCTTCTTGATCAGCTTGGCTACATGGGAGTGAACTTTTTTTATCCCATAACAAAAAAGAGAATACCGGGACTTGGTCTTGCTGAATCTATGAACCCCTTAACAAATTTCACCACCATATGGTTTTCAGCATCTTTAATGATATTTAACATTATGAGATACACACCCTCTCCCGCCTTCAAACTTAATCCGTATATCTTCTTTTTAATATCAGGTATTTTTATTCCTCTTACACTAATCTTACTTTCAAGACTCTATAGAGAAGCAAAAAAGATAAAGTTTATCGTTGAAGAGGAAGAGGAGGAGAATCCCTTTAAAAACTTCTAG
- the tgt gene encoding tRNA guanosine(34) transglycosylase Tgt, producing the protein MLEIIKKSTIKKLRVSKLKTPHGEVNLPNFMPVASQATVKTLPPKDLKEIEVEIIVSNTYHLHVRPGEEIIAQLGGLHKFMGFYGSILTDSGGFQVFSLSELRKVKEEGVEFKSHVDGSKIFFSPERVIDIQLKLGSDILMVLDECPPYPCEKSYAEKSLDLTLRWAERSYRYFKSKTESNEKRPLLFAISQGSIYKDLRKRGIESLREFDFDGFAIGGLAVGEPKELREEIIEEIIDLFPENRPRYIMGVGYPEDIFFCVERGIDLFDCVLPTRNARTGLVFTSEGKIRIKNAIYSNDERPLDPMCDCYVCKNFSRAYIRHLFNVDEYLGPYLASYHSVYFYIRLLKNIRESILNDTYKEFKKSFFSKYQVEQI; encoded by the coding sequence ATGCTTGAGATTATAAAAAAATCAACTATTAAAAAACTGAGAGTGTCTAAACTTAAAACTCCTCATGGAGAGGTTAATTTACCAAATTTTATGCCAGTTGCTTCGCAGGCTACAGTAAAAACCCTTCCTCCAAAAGATCTCAAAGAAATAGAAGTGGAAATCATCGTCTCAAATACCTATCATCTACATGTGAGACCGGGTGAAGAAATAATAGCGCAACTCGGAGGATTACATAAGTTCATGGGATTTTATGGTTCAATTTTAACTGATTCCGGAGGTTTTCAAGTTTTCTCTCTTTCTGAATTAAGGAAGGTAAAAGAAGAAGGAGTTGAATTTAAGTCGCATGTTGACGGTAGTAAGATATTTTTTAGCCCAGAAAGGGTCATTGATATTCAGCTGAAATTAGGTTCTGACATCTTAATGGTACTTGATGAATGCCCTCCCTATCCGTGCGAAAAGTCCTATGCTGAAAAGTCTTTGGATTTAACTTTAAGATGGGCAGAACGAAGCTATAGGTACTTTAAAAGCAAAACTGAATCAAATGAAAAAAGACCTCTCCTTTTTGCCATTTCTCAAGGTTCTATCTATAAGGATTTAAGAAAAAGGGGGATCGAAAGTCTCCGTGAGTTTGATTTCGATGGCTTTGCGATAGGTGGTCTTGCTGTTGGTGAGCCTAAGGAGCTTAGAGAAGAGATAATCGAAGAAATAATAGACCTTTTTCCGGAAAATAGACCAAGATACATAATGGGAGTTGGATATCCAGAGGATATTTTCTTTTGTGTTGAAAGGGGGATTGACCTTTTTGATTGTGTCTTACCTACAAGAAATGCAAGAACCGGACTTGTTTTCACCTCTGAGGGAAAGATACGGATTAAAAATGCAATTTATTCGAACGATGAAAGACCACTTGACCCAATGTGTGATTGTTATGTTTGTAAAAACTTTTCAAGAGCCTATATAAGACATCTCTTTAATGTTGATGAGTACCTTGGACCCTATCTTGCCTCTTACCACTCAGTTTATTTTTACATAAGATTACTCAAAAACATAAGAGAAAGTATTTTAAATGATACCTATAAAGAGTTTAAAAAAAGCTTCTTTAGTAAATATCAAGTTGAACAGATTTAA
- a CDS encoding choice-of-anchor J domain-containing protein: VCPIYHVPPYTKNFDESWLNSTEPPFCGWSIVDGGDEPSPAVNTNDWHRFVSTAPARTVARVYFSPREWHDDWLISPRFNCSAWGTYKLSFWHYYNDYSTTVLDSGRVLISTDGGNTWITLMKFSNADDSGRKTIDISHIVNNKDNVKIAFHYVAYDEWYWYIDDFSLSFVPDQQAPNISIILKPQNAYRGPFIVKALINDNASGVLSDTLYYIVNDQVYVAPRISVSGDTFTYQIPDLPAGTVVDYYIRAKDRALNIASTRIMTFCVLEPFSAGLTAYGVPGENNVKLKWSLPYDDLSHYSYPRYVWSGWSQGDMIATRFTPQYHPYKIEAVAMLFYQYQDTVELLVWRDNGLGYPGVLIYSDTVEISTLYPYYQFIDLSSQNVIITSGDFHVGIKWLGDDKPYIVSDDTSFTQRSKINTGTGFVPAGYDFVIASYVSYLPPLVSSSKEGVEIIHEDVIISLNTSGAPFAKLKKSLIENRDSYKKSNLYLDLFGIQHFEILKSQTSGGPYTSLGTTTQTYFVDQDV, translated from the coding sequence AGTTTGTCCTATTTATCATGTGCCTCCCTATACTAAAAACTTTGATGAAAGTTGGCTTAATTCAACTGAACCTCCTTTCTGTGGATGGTCTATAGTTGATGGAGGAGACGAACCTTCCCCCGCAGTAAATACCAACGATTGGCACAGGTTCGTTTCTACAGCTCCTGCGAGAACAGTAGCTAGAGTTTACTTTTCACCAAGAGAGTGGCATGATGATTGGCTAATTTCACCTAGATTTAACTGTTCAGCATGGGGTACCTATAAGCTGTCTTTCTGGCATTATTATAATGATTACTCTACCACTGTACTTGATTCTGGAAGAGTTTTGATATCAACAGACGGAGGAAACACATGGATTACACTCATGAAGTTTTCAAATGCTGACGATTCAGGAAGAAAAACCATCGATATAAGTCATATAGTAAATAATAAAGACAATGTAAAAATTGCTTTCCATTATGTTGCATATGATGAATGGTATTGGTATATTGATGACTTTTCCTTGAGTTTTGTTCCCGACCAACAGGCACCAAATATTTCTATTATTCTAAAACCACAAAATGCATACAGGGGTCCATTTATTGTGAAAGCTTTAATAAACGATAATGCATCTGGAGTGCTTTCAGATACACTTTATTACATAGTAAACGATCAAGTTTATGTAGCACCGAGAATATCTGTCAGTGGGGATACCTTTACTTATCAGATTCCGGATTTACCGGCTGGAACTGTAGTTGATTACTACATAAGGGCAAAAGATAGAGCTTTAAATATAGCAAGCACAAGAATTATGACCTTCTGTGTTCTTGAACCATTCTCAGCGGGATTAACAGCCTATGGTGTTCCAGGAGAAAATAACGTAAAACTAAAGTGGAGTTTACCTTACGATGATTTATCCCATTACTCCTATCCTAGATACGTATGGTCTGGATGGTCACAAGGTGATATGATAGCCACAAGGTTTACTCCTCAATATCATCCTTACAAAATTGAAGCTGTTGCAATGCTCTTTTATCAATATCAAGATACTGTTGAACTTCTTGTATGGAGGGATAATGGATTAGGTTATCCTGGTGTTTTGATATACTCTGATACTGTAGAAATCAGCACACTCTACCCATACTATCAGTTCATAGATCTTTCTTCCCAGAATGTTATAATTACTTCTGGTGATTTTCATGTTGGTATCAAATGGCTTGGTGATGATAAGCCTTATATAGTTTCCGATGACACCTCCTTTACCCAGAGAAGTAAGATTAATACCGGTACAGGATTTGTTCCAGCTGGTTATGATTTTGTAATTGCCTCGTATGTTTCCTATTTGCCTCCACTTGTGTCCAGTTCTAAAGAGGGAGTTGAGATTATTCATGAAGATGTAATTATCTCTTTAAATACTTCTGGTGCTCCATTTGCAAAGCTTAAAAAGTCCTTAATTGAAAATAGGGATTCCTACAAGAAATCTAATCTATATTTAGATCTTTTTGGAATTCAACACTTTGAGATTTTGAAGTCTCAGACTTCTGGTGGTCCGTATACTTCTTTAGGAACAACTACTCAGACATACTTTGTTGATCAGGATGTCAG
- a CDS encoding FlgD immunoglobulin-like domain containing protein, whose translation ITDWSGLYYDTIGYRFDGGSFEFRTHSFVVGSRYYYVIPVTSGVSLIEFYLFCRDNSWWRNYTRDPATGYYQFTGVSELTRDIPSKFFFNVLNTVSDDEFVKFAYGIPSETEVDITIYSVTGRKIKTLASGVRKPGVYYLLWNRVDESGKKVGAGTYLLKVKTKDKEEIKKFILLR comes from the coding sequence ATAACAGATTGGTCAGGTCTCTATTACGATACTATTGGTTATAGATTTGATGGCGGAAGCTTCGAGTTTAGAACACATAGCTTTGTAGTTGGTTCAAGATACTACTACGTCATTCCTGTAACTTCTGGAGTCAGTTTGATTGAGTTTTATCTCTTCTGCAGGGATAACTCCTGGTGGAGAAACTATACAAGAGACCCTGCTACTGGTTACTATCAATTTACTGGTGTTTCAGAGCTCACTAGAGATATTCCATCTAAGTTCTTCTTTAATGTTCTTAATACAGTTTCTGATGATGAATTTGTGAAATTCGCCTATGGTATACCATCTGAAACTGAGGTTGATATAACAATATATAGCGTCACAGGTAGAAAAATAAAGACTCTTGCAAGCGGTGTTAGAAAGCCTGGAGTATACTACTTGTTGTGGAATAGAGTTGATGAAAGTGGCAAAAAAGTAGGAGCCGGAACATATCTCTTGAAGGTTAAAACAAAAGATAAAGAGGAAATTAAGAAATTCATCCTCCTCAGATAA
- a CDS encoding glycosyltransferase family 2 protein yields the protein MKKFKKLSIVIPCYNERDYIEGVLKKVKEVKLYGDLEKEIIVVDDGSTDGTREILKKINDSEVKVIFQERNMGKGAALRRGFKEATGDIIVIHDADYEYEPEEWNKMLPLILEDKADVVYGSRFYGEPHRVLYFHHYLGNKIICFLINLLCDMTFSDVEVCTKMFKREVLEHINLTANDFGFEVEFTIKISKSKKWRIYETGIKYFGRTYKEGKKINWKDGIKALYYIFKYRFF from the coding sequence ATGAAAAAATTTAAAAAACTCTCTATTGTTATTCCCTGTTATAACGAAAGGGACTATATAGAGGGCGTCTTAAAAAAAGTTAAGGAAGTTAAACTTTATGGGGATTTAGAAAAAGAGATAATTGTAGTTGATGATGGTTCGACTGATGGTACAAGGGAAATACTAAAGAAAATTAATGATTCGGAGGTAAAGGTTATCTTTCAGGAAAGGAATATGGGAAAGGGGGCGGCTTTAAGAAGGGGGTTTAAGGAGGCAACAGGAGACATAATAGTAATTCATGATGCAGATTATGAGTATGAGCCAGAGGAGTGGAATAAGATGTTGCCGTTAATTTTAGAGGACAAGGCAGATGTTGTTTATGGTTCGAGATTTTATGGCGAGCCCCATAGAGTTTTGTACTTTCACCACTATTTAGGAAACAAGATAATATGTTTTTTAATTAACTTACTTTGCGATATGACTTTTTCAGACGTTGAAGTCTGTACAAAGATGTTTAAAAGAGAAGTATTAGAACATATAAATTTAACTGCTAATGATTTTGGTTTTGAGGTTGAGTTTACAATTAAAATTTCGAAGTCAAAAAAATGGAGAATATATGAAACTGGGATAAAATACTTTGGAAGGACTTATAAAGAGGGCAAAAAGATTAACTGGAAAGATGGAATAAAGGCTTTGTATTATATTTTTAAATATAGATTTTTTTAA
- a CDS encoding UDP-glucuronic acid decarboxylase family protein, protein MRILVTGCAGFIGSHLCEHFLNLGEEVTGIDNFITGNKKNVELLKKYRNFKFFELDVCDVVELPERYDIIYHLASPASPKQYYNYQLETMLANSYGTKNLLEKAKKDGSVFVFASTSEVYGDPLIHPQREDYNGNVNPIGERSVYDESKRFGEALCMVFFRKFDLDVRIARIFNTYGPRMDIDDGRVIPNFMVQALKNLPLTIYGDGNQTRSFCYIDDMVEALKRMGVKSNLKGEVINLGNPKEIRIIELAEIIEKLVNRKLEKKFLPLPKDDPQRRCPNIEKAKKVLDWEPKVEFEEGLQKTLDYFRMVLDEKI, encoded by the coding sequence ATGCGGATACTTGTAACAGGCTGCGCTGGCTTTATAGGATCCCATCTGTGTGAACACTTTCTTAACCTGGGAGAAGAAGTAACAGGTATTGATAACTTCATTACAGGAAATAAAAAAAATGTGGAACTTTTAAAAAAATACAGGAATTTCAAATTTTTTGAACTTGACGTTTGTGATGTGGTTGAGCTGCCTGAGAGATATGACATAATATATCATCTTGCTTCACCTGCTTCTCCAAAGCAATACTATAATTATCAGCTTGAGACTATGCTTGCTAATTCTTACGGCACAAAAAATTTACTTGAAAAGGCAAAGAAAGATGGTTCTGTATTTGTCTTTGCTTCTACTTCAGAGGTTTATGGAGATCCTCTTATTCATCCTCAAAGAGAAGACTATAACGGAAACGTTAATCCAATCGGAGAAAGAAGTGTCTATGATGAGTCAAAGAGGTTTGGAGAGGCCCTCTGTATGGTTTTTTTTAGAAAGTTTGATCTTGATGTAAGGATAGCAAGGATTTTTAACACTTATGGTCCACGGATGGATATCGATGATGGAAGAGTTATTCCTAATTTTATGGTTCAAGCTTTGAAGAATTTACCTTTAACGATTTATGGAGATGGTAATCAAACAAGAAGTTTTTGTTATATTGATGATATGGTAGAGGCCTTAAAAAGGATGGGGGTTAAAAGTAATTTAAAGGGTGAGGTGATAAATTTAGGTAATCCTAAGGAAATAAGAATAATTGAGCTTGCCGAAATAATTGAAAAGTTAGTGAATAGAAAACTTGAGAAAAAGTTTCTTCCGTTACCAAAGGATGATCCCCAAAGGAGGTGTCCAAATATAGAAAAGGCGAAAAAAGTTTTAGATTGGGAACCTAAAGTTGAATTTGAGGAGGGTCTACAAAAAACACTTGATTATTTTAGGATGGTTTTAGATGAAAAAATTTAA
- a CDS encoding UDP-glucose/GDP-mannose dehydrogenase family protein has product MKLGVVGLGRVGLVTAVCFAEKGFIVFGMDKDREKIEKLKDKEVPFFEPNLAELLRKNYDRLVFTDSIKEITENCEVIFLCVGTPSLPDGRADLSQVEDVSREIAKNLNKFTLIVEKSTVPVKTAEWIKRIMSLYAKKDVTYEVASNPEFLREGSAVKDFLEPDRIVVGVESEKSKKIFEKIYEGFNAPIIFTDIETSEIIKHASNAFLAMKISFINMISDLCEKTGADILKVSEAMGLDKRIGREFLNAGVGYGGSCFPKDVKAFYKIGEELGLDFSLLKCVDKINESRIDRFIEKIKRVLWIIKDKTFAVWGLSFKPGTDDVREAPSIKIVRRIIEEKGFCRVYDPYAMENFKREFLGCDRIYYAKDPYDAVKGANAILVITEWDEFRNLDFKKIKELMETPIIIDGRNCLDVNKICELNFIYIPTGRKVCGYL; this is encoded by the coding sequence ATGAAACTTGGGGTAGTGGGCCTTGGTCGTGTTGGGCTTGTAACAGCAGTGTGTTTTGCTGAGAAGGGCTTTATTGTTTTTGGGATGGATAAAGACAGAGAAAAAATAGAAAAATTGAAAGACAAGGAAGTCCCCTTTTTTGAACCTAATTTAGCTGAATTATTGAGAAAAAATTATGATAGATTAGTATTTACTGATAGTATCAAGGAAATAACTGAAAATTGTGAAGTTATCTTTTTATGTGTTGGAACTCCGTCTCTTCCTGATGGTAGAGCAGATCTCTCACAGGTTGAGGATGTCTCAAGAGAAATAGCTAAGAATCTAAATAAGTTTACTTTAATAGTAGAAAAAAGTACAGTTCCTGTAAAAACTGCAGAATGGATAAAAAGAATTATGAGTTTATATGCAAAAAAGGACGTAACCTATGAAGTTGCCTCAAATCCTGAATTTCTCAGAGAGGGATCAGCAGTTAAAGATTTTTTAGAGCCAGATAGAATTGTAGTTGGTGTAGAATCAGAAAAAAGTAAAAAAATTTTTGAGAAAATTTATGAAGGTTTTAATGCTCCAATAATTTTCACGGATATAGAAACATCTGAAATAATAAAGCACGCTTCAAATGCTTTTCTTGCTATGAAAATTTCTTTTATTAATATGATTTCGGACCTATGTGAAAAGACCGGTGCCGATATTTTGAAAGTTTCAGAAGCAATGGGGCTTGATAAAAGGATAGGAAGAGAGTTTTTAAATGCTGGGGTAGGTTATGGAGGTTCCTGTTTTCCTAAAGATGTTAAAGCTTTTTATAAAATTGGAGAAGAACTTGGTTTAGATTTTAGTCTCTTAAAGTGTGTAGATAAGATAAATGAATCAAGAATCGATAGGTTTATTGAGAAGATAAAAAGGGTTTTATGGATTATAAAGGATAAAACTTTTGCGGTTTGGGGATTATCATTTAAGCCGGGAACTGATGATGTTCGTGAGGCTCCAAGTATAAAAATTGTAAGGAGGATCATAGAAGAGAAAGGCTTTTGTAGAGTTTACGATCCGTATGCAATGGAAAATTTCAAAAGGGAGTTTTTAGGTTGTGATAGGATATATTATGCGAAGGATCCATACGATGCAGTAAAGGGAGCAAACGCCATATTAGTCATAACCGAGTGGGATGAGTTTAGAAACTTAGATTTTAAAAAAATAAAAGAGTTAATGGAAACACCAATAATAATTGATGGTAGAAATTGCTTAGATGTGAATAAAATATGTGAGCTTAATTTTATATATATACCAACGGGAAGAAAAGTATGCGGATACTTGTAA
- the hutI gene encoding imidazolonepropionase: MEKFDIYLHSPEFIYVCNDSFDVYHKKDIGIKNGKICFIGDYEEAKEKIGDSTKFYNLEGKIVLPGFVDPHTHPVYAGDRILEFEERLGGKEYLELLKEERGIISTVKKTRELNKIKLKEIVKNRLWKFIEYGTLTIEAKTGYGLSVEEELKHMEILNELKEELPLDIKISALFAHAIPPDKSKDEYIEEIVKYGLKEAKKYADFCDVFVEKGVYTKEEGKLILTEAKKLGLLPKIHADELSESGGGELALEVDAVSADHLEFTPIHILEKMRDKNVFPILLPGTSFFMRLPFANGRKMLDLGLKVSLATDHNPGTSYLFSQVFSAGLAIFLMGFKIEEAIKAITINPSRSLLLEEKKGSIEVGKDADLIVFDVSRLSYLFYNFFEVRKPILIIKKGKEVIDEIS; this comes from the coding sequence ATGGAGAAATTTGATATTTATCTTCATTCTCCTGAATTTATTTATGTTTGTAACGATAGTTTTGACGTTTATCATAAAAAAGATATTGGAATAAAAAATGGAAAAATTTGCTTCATAGGGGATTATGAGGAAGCTAAAGAAAAAATAGGGGACTCAACAAAGTTTTATAATTTAGAGGGTAAAATCGTACTCCCGGGATTTGTTGATCCCCACACCCATCCTGTATACGCCGGTGACAGGATACTTGAATTCGAAGAAAGACTAGGAGGAAAAGAATATCTTGAACTTTTGAAAGAAGAAAGAGGGATAATATCTACAGTGAAAAAAACAAGAGAGTTAAATAAAATCAAGCTCAAAGAAATTGTTAAAAATAGACTGTGGAAGTTTATAGAGTACGGAACTTTAACAATTGAGGCTAAAACAGGTTATGGGCTCTCTGTTGAAGAAGAACTAAAGCATATGGAAATCCTAAATGAATTAAAAGAAGAATTACCCTTAGATATTAAAATTAGTGCACTCTTTGCTCACGCTATACCCCCGGATAAGAGTAAAGACGAATACATTGAAGAAATAGTAAAATATGGACTCAAAGAAGCGAAGAAATATGCAGACTTCTGTGATGTTTTTGTTGAAAAGGGTGTTTATACAAAAGAAGAGGGGAAACTCATACTTACAGAGGCCAAAAAATTAGGTCTTTTACCTAAGATTCATGCAGATGAACTATCTGAATCTGGAGGAGGTGAGCTTGCCTTAGAAGTTGATGCTGTTTCGGCTGACCATTTGGAATTTACACCTATACACATACTTGAAAAAATGAGAGATAAAAACGTTTTTCCTATTCTTCTTCCTGGTACCTCCTTTTTTATGAGATTACCCTTTGCAAACGGTAGAAAAATGCTTGATCTTGGCTTAAAAGTATCTCTGGCAACCGACCATAATCCAGGAACCTCTTATCTTTTTTCCCAGGTCTTCTCAGCTGGTCTTGCAATTTTTTTGATGGGCTTCAAAATTGAAGAGGCAATTAAAGCAATAACAATAAATCCCTCAAGATCCTTGCTTTTAGAAGAAAAAAAAGGCTCTATCGAAGTCGGAAAAGATGCTGATCTTATTGTCTTTGATGTTAGTAGACTTTCTTACCTTTTTTATAACTTCTTTGAGGTAAGAAAACCTATTCTTATTATAAAGAAGGGAAAGGAGGTTATAGATGAAATTAGTTGA